Proteins encoded together in one Campylobacter peloridis LMG 23910 window:
- a CDS encoding TrkH family potassium uptake protein, which produces MAKLTLDRKNIRILFIGYILIALFGTFILMLPIMHTKPISFLDAFFTSASAVSMTGLIVLNTSLDFSFYGQLIILLLIQIGGLGYMSIAMALYILVRKKMSFGEKNLLRESLIYPGADGLVGFLKKVLFFVFAIEFIGAVLLFLRFKLDMNLSEALWASIFHSISAFNNAGFSVFESGLMPYRDDFWINFIITSLIIIGGLGYFVLLELYFFSKKRFATLSLHTKLVLISTIILIIFASLVVFLFEYHNPKSIGEFSLFDKIMSAYFTAVNYRTAGFNTLDLSTFKDASLFFGSLFMIIGGAPGGTAGGIKVTTIAVLLIYAYWSIKDSNPRVFHYEIPNETINKAFIVAVSSIVYIITCVLILSLIETDKSFLPLLFETSSAFATVGVSVGDGGTLSLSANFTSESKALIILLMLSGRVGVLAFLFSIFFKEKEKYLNYPKGKIVL; this is translated from the coding sequence ATGGCAAAATTAACATTAGATAGAAAAAATATTAGAATTTTATTTATAGGCTATATACTTATAGCACTATTTGGAACTTTTATCCTTATGTTGCCCATTATGCACACTAAGCCCATATCTTTTTTAGATGCATTTTTCACTAGTGCTTCGGCTGTAAGTATGACAGGGCTTATTGTATTAAATACTTCTTTAGATTTTAGTTTTTATGGACAACTTATCATACTACTTTTAATTCAAATTGGTGGCTTAGGTTATATGAGTATAGCTATGGCTTTATATATTCTTGTGCGTAAAAAAATGAGTTTTGGAGAAAAAAATCTTTTAAGAGAATCTTTGATTTATCCAGGAGCAGATGGACTTGTAGGATTTTTAAAAAAGGTTTTATTTTTCGTTTTTGCTATAGAATTTATAGGAGCTGTTTTATTATTTTTAAGATTTAAGCTAGATATGAATTTAAGCGAGGCTCTATGGGCTAGCATATTTCACTCTATCTCTGCTTTTAATAATGCAGGTTTTAGTGTATTTGAAAGTGGATTAATGCCTTATAGAGATGATTTTTGGATTAATTTTATCATTACTTCTTTAATCATCATTGGTGGTTTGGGTTATTTTGTGTTATTAGAATTATACTTTTTTTCTAAAAAGCGTTTTGCAACTTTAAGTTTGCATACAAAACTTGTTTTAATTTCTACTATAATTTTAATTATCTTTGCAAGTTTGGTTGTATTTTTATTTGAGTATCATAACCCAAAAAGCATAGGGGAATTTTCGCTTTTTGATAAAATCATGAGTGCTTATTTTACAGCGGTAAATTACCGAACAGCAGGTTTTAATACTCTTGATCTTAGCACTTTTAAAGACGCTAGTTTATTTTTTGGTTCTTTGTTTATGATTATAGGTGGAGCACCAGGTGGAACTGCAGGGGGCATTAAGGTTACAACCATTGCTGTATTATTAATTTATGCATACTGGAGTATTAAGGATAGCAATCCAAGAGTATTTCATTATGAAATTCCAAATGAAACCATAAATAAAGCTTTTATCGTTGCGGTAAGTTCTATTGTGTATATTATTACTTGTGTTTTGATTTTATCTTTAATTGAAACAGATAAAAGTTTTTTGCCATTGTTATTTGAAACAAGTTCAGCATTTGCCACCGTTGGCGTTTCAGTAGGAGATGGAGGAACTTTATCTTTAAGTGCAAATTTTACCTCAGAAAGTAAAGCTTTGATTATTTTACTTATGCTTAGTGGTAGAGTTGGAGTTCTTGCATTTTTATTTAGTATATTTTTTAAAGAAAAAGAAAAATACTTAAATTACCCAAAAGGAAAAATTGTATTATGA
- a CDS encoding anaerobic C4-dicarboxylate transporter produces MDIMIILQLVVFLGAIFIGIRLGGIAIGYAGGLGVVILGLVLGMKPGNIPWDVILIIAAAIAAISAMQQAGGLDYMVKVTERILRKHPRFINYLAPACGWLLTILAGTGNAVFSLMPVVIDVAKSQNIKPSAPLSLMVVASQIGITASPVSAAVVYMTGVLEPLGWSYPALIGIWIVTTFAACMITAFIVSLITPMDLSKDPVYQERLKAGLVKSASDVLQSEDKPGAKLSVGIFLITVLAVVLYATAISNNIKWIDPVVIPRDAAIMSFLLTAATLITFLCKVEPAKILDTSVFKSGMTACVCVFGVAWLGNTFVAGHEAGIKEVAGEWVKQTPAMLAVAFFFASMLLYSQAATAKAIVPVIVAALGISATNPADSYMLVACFAAVSALFVLPTYPTLLGAVQMDDTGTTRIGKFIFNHAFFIPGVLAIAIAVALGFLAVGML; encoded by the coding sequence ATGGATATTATGATTATTTTACAACTTGTTGTCTTCCTTGGGGCAATTTTTATAGGTATCCGTCTTGGCGGTATAGCAATAGGCTATGCAGGCGGTTTGGGTGTAGTTATCTTAGGTCTTGTTTTAGGTATGAAACCAGGTAATATTCCTTGGGATGTTATCTTAATCATTGCTGCAGCTATTGCAGCAATTTCTGCTATGCAACAAGCTGGCGGTTTGGATTATATGGTAAAAGTTACAGAAAGAATTTTACGCAAACATCCAAGATTTATTAATTACCTTGCACCAGCTTGCGGTTGGTTGCTTACTATTTTAGCAGGAACAGGTAATGCGGTGTTTTCATTAATGCCTGTTGTTATTGATGTTGCAAAATCACAAAATATTAAACCATCAGCACCACTTTCTTTAATGGTTGTTGCTTCACAAATTGGTATTACAGCATCTCCTGTTAGTGCTGCTGTTGTTTATATGACAGGTGTTTTAGAGCCACTTGGTTGGAGTTATCCTGCTTTAATTGGAATTTGGATTGTAACTACTTTTGCTGCTTGTATGATTACAGCTTTTATTGTAAGTTTAATTACCCCTATGGATTTAAGCAAAGATCCAGTTTATCAAGAACGCTTAAAAGCTGGTCTTGTAAAAAGTGCTTCTGATGTTTTACAAAGTGAAGACAAACCAGGTGCTAAATTATCAGTTGGTATTTTTCTAATTACCGTTTTAGCAGTTGTTCTTTATGCTACAGCTATTTCAAATAATATCAAATGGATTGATCCAGTAGTTATCCCAAGAGATGCTGCGATTATGAGCTTTTTATTAACCGCTGCAACTTTAATCACATTCTTATGCAAAGTTGAACCTGCAAAAATTTTAGATACAAGTGTGTTTAAATCAGGTATGACAGCTTGTGTATGTGTATTTGGTGTTGCTTGGCTTGGAAATACTTTCGTTGCAGGACATGAAGCAGGTATTAAAGAAGTAGCAGGAGAATGGGTTAAGCAAACTCCAGCTATGCTTGCAGTTGCTTTCTTCTTTGCTAGTATGCTTTTATATTCTCAAGCAGCTACTGCAAAAGCTATTGTTCCAGTTATTGTTGCTGCATTAGGAATTTCAGCTACAAATCCAGCTGATTCTTATATGCTAGTTGCTTGTTTTGCAGCTGTTTCAGCACTATTTGTTCTTCCAACTTACCCTACTTTACTAGGTGCAGTTCAAATGGATGATACAGGCACAACAAGAATTGGAAAATTTATTTTCAACCATGCATTCTTTATTCCAGGAGTATTAGCTATAGCTATTGCTGTTGCTCTAGGATTCTTAGCTGTAGGAATGCTTTAA
- a CDS encoding aspartate ammonia-lyase — translation MGTRKEHDFIGELEISDEVYYGVQTFRALENFHMSGRRLQDYPYFVKAFAQVKKAAALANKEVGVLDADKADAIAKACDRLIAGEFLDQFVVDMIQGGAGTSTNMNTNEVITNIALESMGHKKGEYQYLHPNDHTNLGQSTNDTYPSSIKVATYAKLSDLLKAMELLKTELEAKAKEYKDIIKMGRTELEDAVPTTLGNTFNAFASYIKSDIAKITAARESMTFLNLGATAIGTGINCHPDYKFVVEKKLKEITGVEFKPAEDFIAATQDTADFVHVSGALKTAAVRLSKIANDLRLMNSGPRCGLGEINLPKMQPGSSIMPGKVNPVICEAVGEACYEVIGNDVTIMLCSERGEFELNAFEPGIAYGLFNSIVLLENAMKSLAEKAVRGLTANPEACKQSVLNSIGIVTAFNPILGYEKSASIAKEALETGKAVGDICLERGYLPKEEIEKILTPENMLNPHMTEKRKA, via the coding sequence ATGGGAACAAGAAAAGAACACGACTTTATTGGCGAGTTAGAAATTTCTGATGAAGTTTATTATGGGGTGCAAACTTTTAGAGCACTTGAAAACTTCCATATGAGTGGCAGAAGATTACAAGATTATCCTTATTTTGTAAAAGCTTTTGCTCAAGTTAAAAAAGCAGCTGCTCTTGCTAACAAAGAAGTTGGGGTTCTTGATGCAGATAAAGCTGATGCTATTGCTAAAGCTTGCGATAGATTGATAGCGGGTGAATTTTTAGATCAATTTGTAGTAGATATGATCCAAGGTGGAGCAGGAACTAGTACAAATATGAACACAAATGAGGTAATTACAAATATCGCACTTGAAAGCATGGGACATAAAAAAGGCGAATATCAATATCTTCATCCAAACGATCACACAAACTTAGGTCAATCTACAAACGATACCTATCCAAGTTCAATTAAAGTAGCAACTTATGCAAAACTTAGCGATCTTTTAAAAGCAATGGAACTTCTAAAAACAGAATTAGAAGCAAAAGCTAAAGAATATAAAGATATTATCAAAATGGGTAGAACAGAGCTTGAAGATGCTGTGCCTACAACTTTAGGAAATACCTTTAATGCTTTTGCTAGTTATATTAAAAGTGATATTGCTAAAATCACTGCAGCTAGAGAATCAATGACTTTTCTAAATCTTGGTGCTACAGCTATTGGAACTGGGATTAATTGCCACCCTGATTATAAATTTGTGGTTGAGAAAAAACTAAAAGAAATCACTGGAGTTGAATTTAAACCAGCTGAAGATTTCATTGCAGCTACTCAAGATACAGCTGATTTTGTCCATGTAAGTGGTGCTTTAAAAACTGCAGCTGTTAGACTTTCTAAAATAGCAAATGATTTAAGATTAATGAATTCAGGCCCAAGATGTGGTTTAGGTGAAATTAATCTACCAAAAATGCAACCAGGTAGTTCTATCATGCCAGGTAAAGTAAATCCAGTAATTTGCGAAGCAGTAGGTGAAGCTTGCTATGAAGTTATAGGTAATGATGTTACTATTATGCTTTGCTCTGAAAGAGGTGAATTTGAGCTTAATGCTTTTGAACCAGGTATTGCATATGGATTATTTAATTCTATAGTATTACTTGAAAATGCGATGAAATCACTAGCTGAAAAAGCTGTAAGAGGTTTAACAGCAAATCCTGAAGCATGCAAGCAATCTGTATTAAATTCAATAGGTATTGTTACAGCATTTAATCCTATTTTAGGTTATGAAAAATCAGCAAGTATCGCTAAAGAAGCTTTAGAAACCGGTAAAGCAGTTGGCGATATTTGTCTTGAAAGAGGATATCTTCCAAAAGAAGAAATAGAGAAAATTTTAACACCAGAAAACATGTTAAATCCTCACATGACTGAAAAAAGAAAAGCATAA
- a CDS encoding methyl-accepting chemotaxis protein gives MAKAINENITKTKNALEQDTKAVEQSVETAKEIESGNLTARITAIPANPQLIELKNVLNEMLNVLEAKVGSNMNEINRVFDSYKALDFTTEVKNAKGGVEVTTNVLGQEIVGMLRQSSEFANLLATESAKLQSAVKNLTDSSASQASSLEETAAALEEITSSMQNVSHKTSEVIAQSEEIKNVTSIIGDIADQINLLALNAAIEAARAGEHGRGFAVVADEVRNLAERTQKSLGEIEANTNILVQSINEMGESIKEQTTGITQINDSVAQIDHVTQENLKIANDSAVISDNVNKIANDILEDAKKKKF, from the coding sequence ATGGCTAAAGCCATTAATGAAAACATCACTAAAACTAAAAATGCATTAGAACAAGATACTAAAGCAGTAGAACAATCAGTAGAAACTGCTAAAGAAATAGAAAGTGGTAATCTAACAGCAAGAATTACAGCAATTCCTGCTAATCCTCAATTAATAGAATTAAAGAATGTATTAAATGAAATGCTTAATGTATTAGAAGCAAAAGTTGGTTCTAATATGAATGAAATTAATAGAGTATTTGATAGCTATAAAGCATTAGACTTTACTACAGAAGTTAAAAATGCTAAAGGTGGAGTAGAAGTTACTACTAATGTCTTAGGTCAAGAAATAGTAGGTATGTTAAGACAATCTTCTGAATTTGCTAATCTTTTAGCTACAGAAAGTGCTAAATTACAAAGTGCTGTTAAAAACCTAACAGATTCTTCAGCTTCTCAAGCTTCTTCTTTAGAAGAAACAGCAGCTGCATTAGAAGAGATTACTTCTTCTATGCAAAATGTTTCTCATAAAACTAGTGAAGTAATAGCTCAAAGTGAAGAGATTAAAAATGTTACTTCTATTATTGGAGATATTGCTGATCAAATTAATTTACTTGCATTAAATGCTGCTATTGAAGCAGCACGTGCTGGTGAGCATGGTAGAGGCTTTGCTGTTGTTGCAGATGAAGTTAGAAACTTAGCAGAAAGAACTCAAAAATCATTAGGTGAGATTGAAGCTAATACTAATATCTTAGTACAATCTATTAATGAAATGGGTGAGAGTATAAAAGAACAAACTACAGGTATTACTCAAATAAATGATTCAGTAGCACAAATTGATCATGTAACTCAAGAGAATTTAAAAATAGCTAATGATAGTGCAGTAATATCTGATAATGTTAATAAAATTGCTAATGATATCTTAGAGGATGCTAAGAAGAAGAAATTTTAG
- a CDS encoding methyl-accepting chemotaxis protein, with amino-acid sequence MYVHIVDISKFDHINPMLLTETNRFLMLLNDTDLKTKGGVKLVQADDRVLNQRSVKAALENKEEGVGRPQKFVINNEEILAYNIAIPITRNGKLVGVIGALAGLESLQAELTDPERSVFKDDQRLLLGADGLIAVSPATEFIGKNITDINPHSSAKLLVELQKNQTNTLFDFIPATTGNSNRAALVNFNLWDGSNDYWSIVTMAPVGSIQMPIQKLIFSIVIGSLIVLLVIALIVFIYINKAVSLRIVNLQNNLLQFFKFINHEAKDTILSKDVKNNDELNIMAKAINENITKTKNALEQDTKAVEQSVETAKEIESGNLTARITAIPANPQLIELKNVLNEMLNVLEAKVGSNMNEINRVFDSYKALDFTTEVKNAKGGVEVTTNVLGQEIVGMLRQSSEFANLLATESAKLQSAVKNLTDSSASQASSLEETAAALEEITSSMQNVSHKTSEVIAQSEEIKNVTSIIGDIADQINLLALNAAIEAARAGEHGRGFAVVADEVRNLAERTQKSLGEIEANTNILVQSINEMGESIKEQTTGITQINDSVAQIDHVTQENLKIANDSAVISDNVNKIANDILEDAKKKKF; translated from the coding sequence ATGTATGTTCATATTGTAGATATATCTAAATTTGATCATATTAACCCTATGCTTTTAACAGAAACAAACAGATTTTTAATGCTTTTAAATGATACGGATTTAAAAACAAAAGGTGGGGTAAAATTAGTTCAAGCAGATGATAGAGTTTTAAATCAAAGAAGTGTTAAAGCTGCTTTAGAAAACAAAGAAGAAGGAGTTGGAAGACCTCAAAAATTTGTTATTAATAATGAAGAAATATTAGCCTACAATATTGCCATTCCAATTACTAGAAATGGAAAACTTGTAGGAGTTATAGGAGCCTTAGCTGGATTAGAAAGTTTACAAGCTGAACTTACTGATCCTGAAAGAAGTGTTTTTAAAGATGATCAAAGGTTATTACTTGGTGCAGATGGGTTGATTGCTGTGAGTCCTGCAACGGAATTTATAGGAAAAAACATTACCGATATTAACCCACATTCAAGCGCAAAATTATTAGTAGAATTACAAAAAAATCAAACTAATACTTTGTTTGATTTTATACCAGCAACAACTGGTAATAGCAATAGGGCGGCTTTAGTTAATTTCAATCTATGGGATGGTTCTAATGATTATTGGTCTATTGTTACCATGGCGCCAGTTGGTTCTATACAAATGCCTATACAAAAATTAATATTTTCAATTGTAATTGGTTCTTTAATTGTTCTTTTAGTCATTGCTTTAATAGTATTTATTTATATTAATAAAGCAGTTAGTTTAAGAATTGTTAATCTACAAAACAATCTTTTACAATTTTTTAAATTTATTAATCATGAAGCTAAAGATACAATTCTTAGTAAAGATGTAAAAAACAATGATGAACTAAACATTATGGCTAAAGCCATTAATGAAAACATCACTAAAACTAAAAATGCATTAGAACAAGATACTAAAGCAGTAGAACAATCAGTAGAAACTGCTAAAGAAATAGAAAGTGGTAATCTAACAGCAAGAATTACAGCAATTCCTGCTAATCCTCAATTAATAGAATTAAAGAATGTATTAAATGAAATGCTTAATGTATTAGAAGCAAAAGTTGGTTCTAATATGAATGAAATTAATAGAGTATTTGATAGCTATAAAGCATTAGACTTTACTACAGAAGTTAAAAATGCTAAAGGTGGAGTAGAAGTTACTACTAATGTCTTAGGTCAAGAAATAGTAGGTATGTTAAGACAATCTTCTGAATTTGCTAATCTTTTAGCTACAGAAAGTGCTAAATTACAAAGTGCTGTTAAAAACCTAACAGATTCTTCAGCTTCTCAAGCTTCTTCTTTAGAAGAAACAGCAGCTGCATTAGAAGAGATTACTTCTTCTATGCAAAATGTTTCTCATAAAACTAGTGAAGTAATAGCTCAAAGTGAAGAGATTAAAAATGTTACTTCTATTATTGGAGATATTGCTGATCAAATTAATTTACTTGCATTAAATGCTGCTATTGAAGCAGCACGTGCTGGTGAGCATGGTAGAGGCTTTGCTGTTGTTGCAGATGAAGTTAGAAACTTAGCAGAAAGAACTCAAAAATCATTAGGTGAGATTGAAGCTAATACTAATATCTTAGTACAATCTATTAATGAAATGGGTGAGAGTATAAAAGAACAAACTACAGGTATTACTCAAATAAATGATTCAGTAGCACAAATTGATCATGTAACTCAAGAGAATTTAAAAATAGCTAATGATAGTGCAGTAATATCTGATAATGTTAATAAAATTGCTAATGATATCTTAGAGGATGCTAAGAAGAAGAAATTTTAG